Proteins from a genomic interval of Mesobacillus sp. S13:
- the yjfP gene encoding esterase: MILVEKKRIHHIPVLHIVKQKQFSDRMPLIVFLHGFTSTKERNMHYAYLFAEKGFRVIMPEAKYHGTRGKGLTENELGFRFWEIVITSIEELSTIKTELVEEGLVDQARIGVAGTSMGGITTLGAMAKYEWIKAGVSLMGNPSYEQFALWQLNEIEKKNVKIGLSQEQISSLLNQLKQYDLSQQPEKLNKRPLLFWHGKLDYVVPYQSAYHFYEQNRKSYEGTEGMFEFITDENAGHNVSNAGVEATANWFEKHI; this comes from the coding sequence TTGATTTTAGTCGAAAAGAAACGCATTCACCATATTCCCGTTCTCCATATTGTAAAACAGAAGCAATTTTCAGATAGAATGCCTTTGATTGTTTTCCTTCATGGGTTTACGAGCACGAAAGAACGAAACATGCATTATGCTTATCTTTTTGCTGAAAAGGGCTTCAGGGTCATCATGCCAGAGGCGAAATATCATGGAACCCGTGGCAAAGGGCTGACAGAGAATGAATTAGGCTTCCGTTTTTGGGAAATAGTCATCACATCTATCGAGGAGCTTTCGACGATCAAGACAGAATTGGTTGAGGAAGGTCTGGTCGATCAAGCTAGAATCGGTGTGGCTGGAACATCAATGGGCGGCATCACGACACTCGGAGCAATGGCCAAGTATGAATGGATCAAAGCTGGTGTCAGCTTGATGGGCAACCCTTCATATGAGCAGTTTGCGTTATGGCAGCTGAATGAAATCGAAAAAAAGAATGTCAAGATAGGTTTATCCCAAGAACAAATATCAAGTTTGCTAAACCAGTTGAAACAATACGATCTAAGCCAGCAGCCTGAAAAGTTGAACAAACGCCCGCTGTTATTTTGGCATGGAAAGTTAGATTATGTCGTACCATATCAATCTGCATATCATTTTTACGAGCAAAACAGGAAAAGCTATGAGGGAACAGAAGGAATGTTTGAATTCATTACAGACGAAAATGCTGGACACAATGTGTCAAATGCAGGCGTGGAGGCAACAGCAAATTGGTTTGAAAAGCATATATGA
- a CDS encoding metal-sulfur cluster assembly factor gives MDEELKDSIMGALEMVVDPELGVDIVNLGLVYDVDLNEEGLATVTMTLTSMGCPLAGTIVEQVKLALADLPEVKDTEVNIVFNPPWSKDMMSRYAKIALGVRD, from the coding sequence ATGGATGAAGAATTAAAAGATAGCATAATGGGTGCGCTTGAGATGGTCGTTGACCCTGAACTTGGCGTAGATATCGTTAATTTAGGGCTTGTATATGATGTGGATTTGAACGAGGAAGGGCTTGCGACAGTGACAATGACATTGACGTCTATGGGCTGCCCGCTAGCCGGCACGATTGTTGAGCAGGTGAAGTTGGCGCTTGCGGACCTTCCGGAAGTTAAAGATACTGAAGTGAATATCGTCTTCAACCCGCCATGGTCCAAGGACATGATGTCCCGTTACGCAAAAATAGCATTAGGTGTGAGAGATTAA